Proteins found in one Brachypodium distachyon strain Bd21 chromosome 5, Brachypodium_distachyon_v3.0, whole genome shotgun sequence genomic segment:
- the LOC100828866 gene encoding uncharacterized protein LOC100828866, whose translation MGEEAPCSVVPRRAAAAMHFRLPRHGLRRKVLIVRLGGSAGGGAARAGGNRRIKLRRWFRRAMWTLAELCVAVLSGPPAPGKPPSDSSPWMGVEPCFAAPFVPAVLMRRAGQYAS comes from the coding sequence AtgggggaggaggcgccgTGCAGCGTCGTGCCGCgccgggccgcggcggcgatgcaCTTCCGCCTGCCGCGCCACGGGCTACGCCGCAAGGTCCTCATCGTCCGCCTCGGCGGcagtgccggcggcggcgcggcacgggcgggcggcaACCGGCGGATCAAGCTCCGGCGGTGGTTCCGCCGCGCCATGTGGACCCTCGCTGAGCTCTGCGTGGCGGTGCTGTCCGGGCCCCCGGCCCCGGGGAAGCCGCCGTCCGACTCGTCGCCGTGGATGGGCGTCGAGCCGTGCTTCGCCGCGCCATTCGTGCCGGCCGTGCTGATGAGGCGCGCAGGGCAATAtgctagctaa
- the LOC100824555 gene encoding sm-like protein LSM1B: MSWAGPDEMLLSTSLAGFLDKKLIVLLRDGRKLLGTLCSFDQFANVVLQGACERVIVGELYCDVPLGLYVIRGENVVLIGELDREKDELPSHMTCVSEADIRTAEKAEKEARDLKGTMRKRMEFLDFD, encoded by the exons ATGTCTTGGGCCGGGCCCGACGAGATGCTCCTCTCCACCTCCCTGGCTGGCTTCTTAGACA AGAAACTTATTGTCCTACTACGAGATGGACGAAAGCTACTTGGCACGCTCTGCTCATTTGATCAGTTTG CAAATGTTGTTCTTCAGGGTGCATGTGAACGAGTAATTGTAGGAGAATTATATTGTGATGTTCCTCTTGGTCTGTATGTGATCCGGGGAGAGAATGTTGTATTAATTGGAGAATTG GATCGTGAGAAGGACGAACTCCCTAGTCACATGACTTGCGTCTCAGAGGCTGATATAAGAACG GCTGAGAAAGCAGAAAAGGAAGCAAGAGATCTGAAAGGCAcgatgaggaagaggatggagtTCCTAGACTTTGATTAA